From Nicotiana tabacum cultivar K326 chromosome 20, ASM71507v2, whole genome shotgun sequence, one genomic window encodes:
- the LOC107812200 gene encoding exocyst complex component SEC3A produces MAKSSADDEELRRACEAALESTKEKIMMTIRVAKSRGIWAKTGKLGRSHTAKPRVLAISSKAKGQRTKAFLHVLKYSAGGVLEPAKLYKLKHLSKVEVVTNDPSGCTFMLGFDNLRSQSVAPPQWTMRNVDDRNRVLLCILNICKDILGRLPKVVGIDVVEMALWAKDNTPAFTKQHTNLQDGPITAAVEEREMKVTVERELVSQAEEEDMEALLGTYVMGIGEAEAFSERLKREVQALEAANVHAILENEPLIDEVLQGLEAATSCVEDMDEWLGIFNLKLRHMREDIESIESRNNKLEMQSVNNKALIEELDKLLERLHIPSEYATSLTGGSFDEARMLQNIEACEWLTNALRGLEAPNLDPSHANMRAVKEKRSELDKLKTTFVRRASEFLRNYFTSLVDFMISDKSYFSQRGQLKRPDHADLRYKCRTYARLLQHLKSLDKNCLGPLRKAYCTSLNLLLRREAREFANELRASTKASRNPTVWLEGSMGSNQSVNSADTSTVSDAYSKMLTIFIPLLVDESSFFAHFMCFEVPALVPPGGLANGSKSAHDEDDANYDDLGIMDIDETENKAGKNTGELEALNESLHDLLDGIQEDFYAVVDWAYKIDPLRCISMHGITERYISGQKADAAGFVRILLDDLESRISMQFSRFVDEACHQIERNERNVRQLGVLSYIPRFATLATRMEQYIQGQSRDLVDQAYTKFVSTMFLTLDKIAKADPKYEDIMLLENYAAFQNSLYDLANMVPTLAKFYHEASESYEQACTRHINVIIIYQFERLFQFVKRIEDLMYTIPPEEIPFQLGLSKMDLRKVVKSSLSGVDKSISAMYKRLQKNLTSEELLPSLWDKCKKEFLDKYDSFAQLVAKIYPSETIPSVSEMRDLLASM; encoded by the exons ATGGCGAAATCGAGTGCGGATGATGAGGAATTGAGGAGAGCTTGTGAGGCGGCTTTAGAAAGCACTAAAGAGAAGATCATGATGACAATCAGAGTCGCTAAGAGCCGAGGGATCTGGGCCAAAACTGGCAAATTGGGGCGTAGTCACACCGCTAAACCCAGAGTTCTTGCCATTTCCT CAAAAGCAAAAGGTCAACGGACTAAAGCTTTTCTCCATGTCTTAAAATATTCCGCTGGAGGAGTTCTTGAG CCTGCAAAATTATACAAGCTTAAGCATCTGTCGAAGGTGGAGGTTGTAACTAATGATCCAAGTGGGTGTACATTTATGCTG GGCTTTGATAATCTCAGAAGTCAAAGTGTCGCTCCACCTCAGTGGACAATGCGTAATGTTGACGATAG GAACCGCGTATTGCTTTGCATTCTAAACATCTGTAAAGATATTTTGGGTCGTCTCCCCAAGGTCGTTGGCATTGATGTGGTGGAGATGGCTCTTTGGGCAAAG GATAATACTCCAGCATTTACCAAACAACATACTAATCTTCAAGATGGGCCTATCACTGCTGCTGTGGAAGAACGTGAGATGAAAGTAACTGTTGAAAGGGAACTTGTGTCTCAAGCAGAGGAAGAAGACATGGAGGCTCTTTTAGGCAC TTATGTCATGGGCATTGGTGAAGCCGAGGCATTTTCAGAGCGGTTAAAGCGAGAGGTTCAAGCTCTGGAAGCTGCAAATGTGCATGCCATTTTGGAGAACGAGCCGTTAATTGATGAG GTCTTGCAGGGGCTTGAAGCTGCCACTAGCTGTGTTGAAGATATGGATGAATGGTTGGGCATCTTCAACTTAAAACTTAGACACATGAGAGAAGACATTGAATCA ATAGAGAGCCGCAACAACAAGCTGGAAATGCAGTCAGTTAACAACAAGGCATTGATTGAGGAACTTGATAAGCTTCTTGAGAGATTGCATATACCCTCTgag TATGCAACATCTTTAACCGGTGGCTCATTTGACGAGGCAAGAATGCTTCAAAACATTGAGGCATGTGAGTGGTTAACTAATGCTTTACGTGGTCTTGAAGCGCCTAATTTGGATCCTAGCCATGCAAACATGAGAGCT GTAAAGGAGAAACGATCTGAGCTTGATAAGTTAAAAACAACATTTGTTCGAAGAGCATCTGAGTTCTTGAGAAACTATTTTACCAGTTTGGTGGATTTTATGATAAGTGACAAGAGTTATTTTTCTCAG CGTGGACAATTGAAGAGGCCTGACCATGCTGATCTGAGATACAAGTGCAGGACATATGCTCGTCTTTTGCAGCATTTGAAG AGTCTTGACAAGAATTGCTTGGGCCCTCTAAGAAAAGCTTATTGCACATCCCTTAATTTGCTTTTGCGCCGGGAG GCTCGTGAGTTTGCAAACGAGCTCCGTGCCAGCACAAAGGCATCAAGAAATCCAACTGTATGGCTTGAAGGTTCGATGGGTTCGAATCAAAGTGTGAATAGTGCAGACACTTCAACAGTTTCGGATGCATATTCTAAAATGCTAACAATATTTATACCTCTACTTGTGGATGAG AGTTCTTTCTTTGCTCACTTCATGTGCTTTGAAGTTCCTGCACTCGTTCCACCAGGAGGACTTGCTAATGGGAGCAAAAGTGCACATGATGAGGATGATGCAAATTATGATGATTTGGGCATTATGGATATTGATGAGACTGAAAACAAAGCTG GTAAAAACACTGGTGAGCTTGAGGCTCTGAACGAATCCCTTCATGATTTACTCGATGGAATACAA GAAGACTTCTATGCGGTGGTGGATTGGGCATACAAGATTGATCCTTTGCGCTGCATATCAATGCATGGAATAACAGAACGTTATATTTCAGGTCAGAAGGCTGATGCTGCAGGATTTGTACGCATCTTGCTTGATGACTTGGAATCTAGGATTTCAATGCAGTTTAGTCGG TTTGTTGATGAGGCATGTCATcaaattgaaagaaatgagcGAAATGTTCGACAGTTGGGAGTCTTGTCATATATACCAAG ATTTGCCACACTTGCAACCCGTATGGAGCAGTACATCCAAGGACAATCAAGGGATTTGGTTGACCAGGCGTACACAAAATTT GTTAGTACAATGTTCCTTACTTTAGATAAAATTGCTAAAGCAGACCCAAAATATGAAGACATTATGCTTTTAGAAAACTATGCAGCATTTCAGAATAG TCTTTATGACCTGGCCAATATGGTGCCGACATTAGCGAAGTTCTATCATGAAGCCAGTGAATCTTATGAACAAGCTTGCACGCGCCACATCAACGTGATTATAATCTAT CAATTTGAGCGACTTTTTCAGTTCGTAAAAAGAATCGAGGATTTGATGTACACAATCCCACCTGAAGAG